A genome region from Arthrobacter sp. SLBN-100 includes the following:
- a CDS encoding MFS transporter: protein MSNETSSVARGQGRRSELIGPNSADSAVSKETRRRVIAASFIGNFVEWFDYAVYGYLAVTIAAVFFPESDPQAGLLLTFALFAVSFLVRPLGGFVWGHIGDRVGRRTALSLSILIMSGATFCIALIPGYDTIGLWAPVLLLIVRVVQGFSASGEYAGASAFLVEYAPANRRGLYAAVVPASTAAGLLLGSLLAGLLTTLLSSEAMHGWGWRLPFLLAAPMGLIGRYIRTKLEDTPVFRELEAEDHAAKAPVSNLFRNHWRQLLQAVGAVLLNAVGFYVILSYMPTYLSSELGLGATESFLATTVALITYIGFIFLTGMLSDRYGRKKVLLAASVSFILLTVPAFALLGTGNFLVIVLVQILLGAMLTLNDGTLPSFLAEMFPTRVRYSGFAVSFNLSNALFGGTAPFMATLLIAATASDLAPAWYLVAAALVSLVAVALSRETCREPLRQE, encoded by the coding sequence ATGAGTAACGAAACTTCCTCCGTGGCCCGCGGCCAAGGCCGCCGTTCGGAGCTGATCGGCCCAAACTCCGCTGACAGCGCCGTCAGCAAGGAAACCCGCCGCCGGGTTATCGCGGCCAGCTTCATCGGAAACTTTGTCGAATGGTTCGACTACGCCGTTTACGGCTACCTGGCCGTCACCATCGCGGCAGTCTTTTTCCCGGAGTCGGACCCCCAGGCCGGACTCCTCCTGACCTTTGCCCTGTTTGCAGTCTCGTTCCTGGTGCGCCCGCTCGGTGGCTTTGTATGGGGGCATATCGGAGACCGGGTAGGCAGGCGGACCGCACTCTCACTGTCCATCCTGATCATGTCCGGGGCCACGTTCTGCATTGCCCTCATCCCCGGATATGACACGATCGGACTTTGGGCTCCCGTCCTGCTCCTGATCGTCAGGGTGGTTCAGGGCTTCTCAGCCTCCGGAGAATATGCCGGTGCGTCCGCCTTCCTGGTGGAGTACGCCCCGGCCAACCGGCGCGGTCTGTATGCCGCCGTCGTTCCCGCCAGCACGGCGGCCGGGCTGCTCCTCGGTTCGCTGCTCGCCGGCCTCCTGACTACCCTGCTCAGTTCCGAAGCAATGCACGGCTGGGGCTGGCGGCTGCCTTTCCTGCTGGCTGCGCCGATGGGCCTGATCGGCCGGTATATCCGGACAAAGCTCGAAGACACGCCGGTGTTCCGGGAACTGGAAGCCGAAGACCATGCTGCCAAGGCGCCTGTCTCCAACCTCTTCCGGAACCACTGGCGGCAGCTGCTCCAGGCCGTCGGGGCCGTGCTGCTCAACGCCGTGGGCTTCTACGTGATCCTCAGCTACATGCCCACATACCTGTCCTCCGAACTTGGCCTCGGCGCCACCGAGTCATTCCTTGCCACCACGGTGGCGCTTATTACCTACATCGGCTTCATCTTCCTGACCGGCATGCTCTCGGACAGGTACGGCCGCAAGAAAGTACTGCTGGCCGCTTCCGTCAGCTTCATCCTGCTGACCGTGCCGGCGTTCGCCCTGCTCGGAACGGGCAACTTCCTGGTGATCGTCCTGGTCCAGATCCTGCTCGGGGCCATGCTCACCCTCAACGACGGCACGCTCCCCAGTTTCCTGGCGGAGATGTTCCCCACCCGGGTCCGCTACAGCGGCTTCGCGGTGAGCTTCAACCTTTCCAACGCCCTGTTCGGCGGAACTGCCCCGTTCATGGCAACCCTCCTGATCGCCGCCACCGCCAGTGACCTGGCACCGGCCTGGTACCTCGTGGCTGCCGCCCTGGT